From a region of the Macrobrachium nipponense isolate FS-2020 chromosome 3, ASM1510439v2, whole genome shotgun sequence genome:
- the LOC135222174 gene encoding uncharacterized protein LOC135222174, translating into MSSIAELTALGKELGYEGEDLRRFVSDEQSALRDIRNKERELEREKLEAAREERERERQEKEKEREYDREKSERDRAHEIRLYDMQESLQKQEIEKLKLQKEIKDSPVNTEGSDTEGNQSRDS; encoded by the exons ATGTCTTCCATCGCGGAATTAACAGCTCTCGGCAAAGAGCTTGGTTATGAAGGCGAAGACCTTAGAAGATTTGTAAGTGATGAACAAAGTGCTTTAAGGGATATTAGAAATAAGGAACGAGAATTAGAACGTGAAAAACTAGAAGCTGCTCgtgaggaaagagaaagggaacgccaggagaaagaaaaggagcgTGAATATGACCgtgaaaaaagtgagagagatagagctcATGAGATTCGTTTGTATGATATGCAAGAATCTTTGCAAAAACAGGAGATTGAGAAATTGAAACTGCAAAAAGAAATCAAGGACTCGCCAGTTAATACCGAAGGTTCCGACACTGAAGGTAACCAG AGTCGGGATTCCTGA